A part of Paenarthrobacter sp. A20 genomic DNA contains:
- a CDS encoding phosphoenolpyruvate carboxykinase (GTP), translating into MGDLARLPLLEKAPTTHARLLAWVEEVAELTQPDRIHWVDGSEAENKKLTDELVEAGTLKRLNPETFPNSFAAFSDPADVARVEEQTFICSENERDAGFTNNWMAPAEMKQKLRGLFAGSMRGRTMYVIPFVMGHLDAEDPKFGVEITDSAYVVASMRIMARIGTDVLDRITQTDAFFVPALHSLGAPLEAGQADVAWPCNTDKWIVHFPEERSIWSFGSGYGGNALLGKKCYALRIASVMARDEGWLAEHMLILKLTSPEQKTYYVSAAFPSACGKTNLALLDPTIKGWKVETLGDDITWMRFGKEGELRAVNPEAGLFGVAPGTGWGTNPNAMRAIAKGNSIFTNVALTDDGGVWWEGMTEETPAHLTDWRGESWTPDSDAPAAHPNSRFCTPIDQIDMLAEEYFSPEGVELSAILFGGRRKTTIPLVTEARDWSNGIFMGSTLSSETTAAAAGAVGVVRRDPMAMLPFIGYDAGDYLNHWVNLSAKANPERLPKIFLVNWFRRTAEGGFAWPGFGDNARVLKWAIERLEGKADAVETPIGFVPTGESIDLEGLDMTPAEVESAVRVDPEEWATELASIEEWFANFGESLPAALQSELDGLKTRLG; encoded by the coding sequence ATGGGCGATCTGGCGCGACTGCCGCTGCTTGAGAAGGCACCTACTACGCATGCACGCCTGCTGGCCTGGGTTGAGGAAGTTGCCGAGCTGACTCAGCCGGACCGCATCCACTGGGTTGATGGCAGCGAAGCAGAAAACAAGAAGCTCACGGACGAACTGGTTGAGGCCGGCACGCTGAAGCGGCTGAACCCGGAAACGTTCCCGAATTCCTTCGCGGCGTTCTCCGACCCCGCTGACGTTGCCCGTGTTGAAGAGCAGACCTTCATCTGCTCAGAGAACGAGCGCGACGCAGGCTTCACCAATAACTGGATGGCCCCGGCCGAGATGAAGCAGAAGCTGCGCGGCCTGTTCGCCGGCTCCATGCGAGGCCGCACCATGTACGTCATTCCGTTCGTCATGGGCCACCTGGATGCCGAGGACCCGAAGTTTGGCGTCGAGATCACCGACTCCGCCTACGTTGTTGCCTCCATGCGCATCATGGCCCGCATCGGTACGGACGTGCTTGACCGCATCACGCAGACCGATGCTTTCTTCGTTCCGGCATTGCACTCGCTGGGCGCACCGCTGGAAGCCGGCCAGGCCGACGTCGCGTGGCCGTGCAACACCGACAAGTGGATTGTTCACTTCCCCGAAGAGCGCTCCATCTGGTCCTTCGGCTCCGGCTACGGCGGCAACGCCCTCCTGGGCAAGAAGTGCTACGCGCTGCGCATCGCATCGGTAATGGCCCGCGACGAAGGTTGGCTGGCCGAGCACATGCTCATCCTCAAGCTGACCTCCCCCGAGCAGAAGACCTACTACGTCTCCGCTGCTTTCCCGTCCGCCTGCGGCAAGACCAACCTCGCGTTGCTCGATCCCACCATCAAGGGCTGGAAGGTTGAGACCCTCGGAGACGACATCACCTGGATGCGCTTCGGCAAGGAAGGCGAGCTCCGAGCCGTCAACCCTGAAGCCGGCCTGTTCGGCGTCGCTCCCGGTACCGGTTGGGGCACCAACCCCAATGCCATGCGTGCCATCGCCAAGGGCAACAGCATCTTCACCAACGTGGCTCTGACCGACGATGGTGGCGTCTGGTGGGAAGGAATGACGGAGGAAACTCCGGCACACCTGACCGACTGGCGCGGTGAGTCCTGGACTCCGGACTCCGATGCTCCGGCCGCACACCCGAACTCCCGCTTCTGCACGCCGATCGACCAGATCGACATGCTGGCTGAGGAATACTTCAGCCCGGAGGGCGTGGAACTGTCCGCGATCCTGTTCGGTGGCCGCCGTAAGACCACCATCCCGCTGGTTACCGAAGCCCGCGACTGGTCCAACGGCATCTTCATGGGTTCCACGCTGTCCTCGGAAACCACGGCTGCTGCCGCCGGTGCCGTTGGCGTTGTCCGCCGCGACCCCATGGCCATGCTGCCGTTCATCGGCTACGACGCAGGCGATTACCTGAACCACTGGGTCAACCTCTCTGCCAAGGCCAACCCGGAGCGTCTGCCCAAGATCTTCCTGGTCAACTGGTTCCGCCGCACGGCCGAGGGCGGCTTCGCCTGGCCTGGCTTCGGAGACAACGCCCGTGTGCTCAAGTGGGCCATCGAGCGCCTTGAGGGTAAGGCCGACGCTGTGGAAACCCCGATCGGCTTTGTTCCGACCGGTGAGTCCATCGACCTCGAGGGCCTGGACATGACTCCGGCCGAGGTTGAGTCGGCTGTTCGCGTCGACCCTGAAGAGTGGGCAACAGAGCTGGCGTCCATCGAAGAATGGTTCGCCAACTTCGGCGAATCGCTCCCGGCGGCACTCCAGTCCGAGCTGGACGGTCTCAAGACCCGTCTGGGCTAG
- a CDS encoding globin domain-containing protein — protein sequence MLSEKSRPIIEATLPLVGARIGSITADFYQRLFAAHPELLDGLFSRSNQRSGDQQRALAGSIAAFATHLVNNPGTLPEKVLSRIAHKHASLGITEDQYGVVHEHLFAAIAADLADVITPDIAEAWTEVYWLMADALIKLEKDLYASQANTKMWTPWRVTAKEAAGADAMTFTLEAADDTPATEAIPGQYISVKVRLRDGLRQVRQYSLSGDTGTNRTFTTKLNDGGEVSTALHAGVEPGDILEISNPYGEITLKDGDGPVVLASAGIGCTPTASILRSLAESGTDRQVMVLHAEKTMDNWALRGQMTADAATIDAELQLWLESPHAGASEGFMSLREVDLPAEASLYLCGPLPFMKKIRDEAIDAGIPATRIHYEVFGPDVWLAN from the coding sequence ATGCTCTCGGAAAAGTCCCGGCCCATCATCGAAGCAACCCTCCCTTTGGTGGGTGCACGGATCGGCTCGATCACGGCCGACTTCTACCAGCGGCTTTTCGCAGCGCATCCCGAATTACTCGATGGCCTCTTCAGCCGATCCAACCAGCGTTCAGGCGATCAACAGCGGGCTCTCGCCGGGAGCATCGCGGCGTTCGCAACCCACCTGGTGAACAACCCCGGCACACTGCCCGAAAAGGTCCTCTCGCGGATCGCCCACAAGCACGCCTCACTCGGGATCACCGAGGATCAGTACGGCGTGGTCCATGAGCACTTGTTCGCCGCCATCGCCGCAGACCTGGCCGACGTCATCACGCCGGACATTGCGGAAGCCTGGACCGAGGTGTACTGGCTGATGGCCGACGCCCTGATCAAGCTCGAAAAGGACCTCTACGCTTCCCAGGCGAACACAAAAATGTGGACGCCTTGGCGCGTAACCGCCAAGGAAGCCGCGGGCGCGGACGCCATGACATTCACCCTGGAAGCTGCGGACGACACCCCAGCCACGGAAGCGATCCCGGGTCAATACATCAGCGTCAAGGTCCGCCTCAGGGACGGCCTGCGCCAAGTGCGCCAGTATTCGCTGTCCGGTGACACGGGCACCAACCGAACCTTCACCACCAAACTCAACGACGGCGGCGAGGTATCCACCGCCCTGCATGCCGGCGTCGAACCTGGCGACATACTGGAGATCTCGAACCCCTACGGCGAGATCACCCTCAAGGATGGCGATGGACCGGTCGTCCTGGCATCCGCGGGAATCGGATGCACTCCCACGGCGTCCATTCTGCGCTCGCTCGCGGAGTCCGGCACGGATCGGCAGGTTATGGTCCTCCATGCCGAGAAGACCATGGACAACTGGGCGTTGAGGGGCCAGATGACGGCAGACGCCGCGACGATCGACGCAGAGCTGCAGCTCTGGCTTGAATCACCCCATGCCGGTGCCAGCGAAGGCTTCATGTCCTTGCGGGAAGTAGACCTGCCCGCCGAGGCATCGCTCTACCTGTGCGGACCGCTCCCCTTCATGAAGAAAATCCGTGACGAAGCCATCGACGCCGGAATCCCGGCCACCCGGATCCACTACGAAGTGTTCGGGCCGGACGTTTGGCTCGCCAACTAA
- a CDS encoding Rrf2 family transcriptional regulator: protein MKINAFADVSLRAIMVLAAAPDGTLLTTQAVADAVGTPYNHVSKAMVRLRALGYIDVERGRLGGSRLNESGRRATVGEVLRHLDSRQDPAECQSPTKNCPLITECGLRHAMNRAREAFYRELDTVVIASLPHARQMNPVFQSIGLRPEFRVPATQP from the coding sequence ATGAAGATAAACGCGTTCGCAGATGTCAGCCTCCGCGCCATCATGGTGTTGGCCGCGGCTCCCGACGGTACGCTGTTGACCACCCAGGCAGTGGCCGACGCCGTCGGGACACCGTACAACCACGTCAGCAAGGCCATGGTCCGCCTGCGTGCACTGGGTTACATCGACGTCGAACGTGGCCGGTTGGGCGGTTCCCGGCTCAATGAATCCGGACGGCGGGCCACCGTCGGGGAAGTCCTTCGGCATTTGGACAGCCGGCAGGATCCGGCGGAGTGCCAATCTCCCACAAAGAATTGCCCGCTTATCACTGAATGCGGCCTGCGCCACGCGATGAATCGCGCCCGGGAGGCCTTTTACCGCGAGCTCGATACTGTGGTCATAGCTTCACTCCCCCACGCCCGCCAGATGAACCCGGTGTTCCAATCCATCGGGCTGCGCCCGGAGTTCAGGGTACCGGCCACCCAGCCGTAA
- a CDS encoding phosphomannomutase/phosphoglucomutase, which produces MTSEQNKTFDLSASFKAYDVRGIVGESITAEIVEAVGAAFIDVLGLEGETVLVGGDMRPSSPEFSQAFANGAATRGANVQLLDLISTDELYYACGALNAAGATFTASHNPAEYNGIKMAKAGAQPISSESGLKEIQALAEQYLNSGTIPAAANRGEIGVHDVLKDYSEYLRKLVDLSGSRPLKIVVDAGNGMAGLTTPAVLGDKLLPALPFEIVPLYFELDGSFPNHPANPLEPENLRDLQAAVIKHGADIGLAFDGDADRCFVIDEKGESVSPSAITGMVARREIARAQAAGEHTPVIIHNLLTSKAVPELVAKDGGRAVRTRVGHSFIKAVMAEEGAVFGGEHSAHFYFRDFWNADTGMLAAMHVLAALGEQDGPLSELGRQYEPYVSSGEINSEIEDKAGAVERVRIDFETEDIDIDHMDGSTFAAKDGSWWFNLRPSNTEPFLRLNAEAKDQSTMEKIRDRVLALVRA; this is translated from the coding sequence GTGACTAGCGAGCAGAACAAGACATTCGACCTCTCGGCATCCTTCAAGGCGTATGACGTCCGTGGGATCGTGGGTGAATCCATCACGGCTGAAATCGTCGAGGCCGTTGGCGCTGCCTTTATCGACGTCCTGGGCCTCGAGGGCGAGACCGTCCTGGTCGGCGGCGACATGCGTCCCTCCTCGCCCGAGTTCAGCCAGGCCTTTGCCAACGGCGCAGCCACGCGTGGAGCGAACGTCCAACTGCTGGACCTGATCTCCACAGATGAGCTCTACTACGCATGCGGCGCTTTGAACGCCGCCGGCGCCACGTTCACCGCCAGCCACAACCCTGCCGAATACAACGGCATCAAAATGGCCAAGGCCGGTGCCCAGCCCATCTCCTCCGAGTCCGGCCTGAAGGAAATCCAGGCCCTCGCAGAGCAGTACCTGAACTCCGGCACCATCCCTGCAGCGGCCAACCGCGGCGAGATCGGCGTGCACGACGTCCTGAAGGACTACTCCGAGTACCTGCGCAAACTCGTGGACCTTTCCGGCTCCCGTCCGCTGAAGATCGTCGTGGACGCCGGCAACGGCATGGCCGGCCTGACCACTCCGGCAGTCCTTGGAGACAAATTGCTCCCGGCACTGCCGTTCGAGATCGTCCCGCTCTACTTTGAACTGGACGGTTCGTTCCCCAACCACCCGGCCAACCCCCTGGAACCGGAAAACCTCCGTGACCTGCAGGCCGCTGTCATCAAGCACGGCGCGGACATCGGACTGGCCTTCGACGGCGACGCTGACCGCTGCTTCGTGATCGACGAAAAGGGTGAGTCGGTCTCTCCGTCCGCGATCACCGGCATGGTTGCCCGCCGGGAGATCGCCCGCGCCCAGGCAGCAGGGGAACACACCCCTGTGATCATCCACAACCTCCTCACGTCCAAGGCCGTGCCCGAACTGGTGGCCAAGGACGGCGGCCGTGCGGTACGGACCCGCGTGGGACACTCCTTCATCAAAGCCGTCATGGCCGAGGAAGGCGCCGTGTTCGGCGGGGAGCACTCAGCGCACTTCTACTTCCGGGATTTCTGGAACGCCGACACCGGCATGCTTGCTGCCATGCACGTCCTGGCCGCCCTCGGCGAGCAGGACGGTCCGCTCTCCGAGCTCGGCCGCCAGTACGAGCCGTACGTCTCCTCCGGTGAAATCAACTCGGAAATCGAGGACAAGGCAGGCGCAGTCGAGCGCGTCCGCATCGACTTTGAAACCGAAGACATCGACATCGACCACATGGACGGCAGCACGTTCGCGGCCAAGGATGGCAGCTGGTGGTTCAACCTGCGCCCGTCCAACACCGAGCCCTTCCTGCGCCTGAACGCAGAAGCCAAGGACCAGTCCACCATGGAAAAGATCCGCGACCGCGTCCTCGCACTGGTCCGGGCGTAG
- a CDS encoding ATP-dependent DNA helicase RecQ → MAYNSQNAAVSVQSPTQQQALACLRELVGHPEAQFHDGQYEAIEALVDAGRRALVVQRTGWGKSAVYFVASLLLRRRGAGPTLIVSPLLALMRDQVAAAARAGVRAVAINSANALEWDTVLAQLAADEVDVLLVSPERLTNPSFRENQLPELIRRTGLLVIDEAHCISDWGHDFRPDYRRIADLIAQLPASVPVLATTATANSRVVHDIEEQLGDGVLTIRGALGRESLRLGVLTLPDSRDRLGWLLTHLADMPGSGIIYTLTVSAAEDTARLLAEAGHNVLSYTGRTDPADRERAEQLLKDNQVKALVATSALGMGFDKPDLGFVIHLGAPSSPVAYYQQVGRAGRGAANADVLLLPGSEDREIWQYFATASMPSAEKADAVLAVLGEAGSALSTVALEARVDLRRTPLELLLKVLAVDGAVERVGGGWRSTGMPWNYDAERYARIAEARVDEQDSMVIYQDTAGCRMEFITSVLDDETAAACGRCDNCAGRWFPVDVAASAADTAGQTLRRAGIAVEPRLQWPSGMDRLGVAVKGKIKPDESVSEGRILARLTDLGWGGALRELFAAGAPDRAVDPAMLQACVQVLREWSGAEGGTPWSGVGRPAAVVSIPSRSKPQLVESLAQGIAGIGRMPYLGQLQPQHGGPTGARGGNSAYRLAGVWDRLVVGPELAQALAGTGGQPVLLVDDLIDSRWTMTVSARALRQAGVGAVLPLALAQAG, encoded by the coding sequence ATGGCCTACAACTCCCAGAACGCTGCCGTTTCCGTGCAATCACCCACCCAGCAACAGGCTTTGGCGTGCCTGCGGGAGTTGGTGGGGCACCCCGAAGCGCAGTTCCATGACGGCCAGTATGAAGCGATCGAGGCATTGGTTGATGCCGGCCGGCGGGCGTTGGTTGTCCAGCGAACCGGTTGGGGAAAGTCAGCTGTCTATTTCGTCGCATCGTTGCTGCTGCGGAGACGGGGAGCGGGTCCAACGCTGATTGTCTCGCCCCTGCTCGCCCTCATGCGTGATCAGGTTGCCGCCGCCGCGCGGGCAGGTGTGCGTGCCGTGGCCATCAACTCTGCCAATGCTTTGGAATGGGACACAGTCCTGGCCCAGTTGGCCGCAGACGAGGTGGACGTCCTCTTGGTTTCTCCCGAGCGTCTGACAAACCCGTCCTTCAGGGAGAACCAGCTCCCGGAGCTCATCCGTCGTACCGGTCTCCTGGTGATTGACGAGGCTCACTGCATCTCGGACTGGGGGCACGACTTCCGGCCCGATTACCGACGCATTGCCGATCTCATCGCGCAGTTGCCGGCATCCGTGCCAGTCCTGGCCACTACAGCCACAGCCAACTCCCGGGTGGTCCATGACATCGAGGAACAACTCGGCGACGGAGTGCTGACCATCCGGGGTGCTCTCGGCCGTGAATCACTGCGCCTCGGCGTTCTGACCCTGCCCGATTCCCGGGACCGGTTGGGTTGGTTGCTGACTCACCTGGCCGACATGCCCGGCAGCGGGATTATCTACACGCTCACGGTTTCGGCCGCAGAAGACACCGCCCGGCTCCTCGCAGAAGCGGGACACAACGTCCTGTCTTACACGGGACGGACAGATCCCGCGGACCGGGAACGCGCTGAGCAACTCCTCAAGGACAACCAGGTGAAGGCCCTCGTGGCCACGTCCGCCCTGGGAATGGGTTTCGACAAGCCGGACCTGGGCTTTGTCATCCACCTTGGCGCGCCGTCTTCACCCGTTGCCTATTACCAGCAGGTTGGACGTGCTGGACGTGGAGCAGCCAACGCGGACGTCTTGTTGCTTCCCGGCTCTGAGGACCGTGAAATCTGGCAGTACTTTGCCACAGCCTCCATGCCATCCGCGGAAAAGGCCGACGCCGTACTGGCCGTCCTCGGGGAGGCAGGATCCGCCCTCTCTACCGTCGCGCTGGAAGCCCGGGTGGATCTTCGCCGCACGCCGTTGGAACTCCTCCTCAAAGTCCTGGCAGTTGACGGCGCAGTAGAACGCGTCGGCGGGGGGTGGCGTTCCACCGGCATGCCGTGGAACTACGATGCCGAGCGGTACGCGCGCATCGCCGAGGCGCGTGTGGACGAGCAGGACTCCATGGTGATCTACCAGGACACCGCAGGTTGCCGAATGGAATTCATCACCTCAGTACTGGACGACGAAACAGCTGCCGCGTGCGGCCGTTGCGACAACTGCGCTGGCCGTTGGTTCCCCGTGGACGTGGCAGCCTCGGCAGCCGACACCGCGGGACAAACCCTGCGGCGAGCCGGCATAGCCGTGGAACCACGCCTTCAATGGCCCAGCGGCATGGATAGGCTCGGGGTTGCGGTCAAAGGCAAGATCAAGCCCGACGAGAGCGTGTCCGAAGGGCGGATCCTGGCCCGGCTAACCGACCTCGGGTGGGGCGGAGCCCTCCGGGAGTTGTTCGCCGCCGGCGCTCCGGACCGCGCCGTAGACCCTGCCATGCTGCAGGCATGCGTCCAGGTACTGCGCGAATGGTCAGGGGCTGAAGGCGGAACCCCGTGGAGCGGGGTCGGCCGTCCTGCGGCAGTTGTCAGCATTCCGTCACGGAGCAAGCCGCAGCTGGTCGAATCCTTGGCCCAGGGAATAGCCGGTATTGGGCGGATGCCTTACCTCGGGCAACTGCAGCCCCAGCACGGTGGGCCAACGGGAGCTCGTGGAGGCAACAGTGCATATCGGCTGGCCGGGGTCTGGGACAGGCTCGTGGTCGGTCCCGAACTTGCCCAGGCCTTGGCAGGTACCGGGGGCCAGCCCGTACTGCTGGTCGATGACCTCATTGACAGCCGATGGACCATGACCGTCTCGGCCAGGGCACTGCGCCAGGCTGGTGTGGGTGCGGTCCTCCCGCTGGCGCTGGCCCAAGCGGGGTAG
- a CDS encoding MFS transporter has protein sequence MSTNPSSTDVDAANQTSWRPRLALLVAATFFMEFLDGTILTTAIPSIASDFRVAPADINITMTAYLVTVAMGIPLSSWLAERFGARRIFCLAISVFTIASLLCAISTDLTMLTLSRVAQGMGGAMMVPVGTLVVLRGTPKSELLRATAYLVWPGLLAPVLAPMVGGALTTFLSWHWIFIINVPLGLAAFIAALRLVPQTQFDGKRRLDWFGLLLTTLGVGALVVGLETLGGHASNVLAAGVVSAGVLSLAGAVWWMSKAKVPLFNLSVFGTRTFRATSTGGFIYRLTISSVPFLLPLMFQDGFGWDPLKAGVMVAAVFVGNIGIKPATTPLIRRFGFKPVLVFASFASAVTFALCAFLDAQTPEPLIFALLLFSGAFRSIGFSAYASVQYADIIPGQLPSANAISATLVQLAAAAGIAVGALFLRLFEATDVFGPDQVSAYKGAFVAMAVLMLVSTVDSLTLHRHAGAEVSGGAKRG, from the coding sequence ATGAGCACAAACCCGAGCAGCACAGACGTCGACGCAGCCAACCAGACGAGTTGGCGGCCGCGCCTGGCACTGCTCGTGGCGGCGACGTTCTTCATGGAATTCCTGGACGGGACCATCCTCACGACGGCCATCCCCAGCATCGCCTCCGATTTCCGGGTGGCACCTGCTGACATCAACATCACCATGACGGCGTACCTGGTGACGGTCGCCATGGGCATTCCGTTGAGCAGTTGGCTCGCTGAGCGGTTTGGCGCTCGCAGGATCTTCTGCCTTGCGATATCCGTGTTCACCATTGCCTCGCTGCTCTGCGCGATCAGCACCGACCTGACTATGCTCACGCTCAGCCGGGTGGCGCAGGGCATGGGCGGGGCCATGATGGTTCCCGTAGGCACCCTGGTGGTGCTGCGGGGCACCCCCAAATCCGAGCTTCTCCGGGCTACCGCTTATCTGGTGTGGCCCGGGCTCCTTGCTCCTGTCCTGGCCCCGATGGTGGGCGGCGCCCTCACGACCTTCCTTTCATGGCACTGGATCTTCATCATCAACGTCCCGCTGGGCCTGGCTGCCTTCATTGCAGCCCTCCGGCTGGTGCCGCAAACGCAGTTCGACGGGAAGCGCCGGCTGGACTGGTTCGGCTTGCTGCTCACCACCCTGGGTGTAGGCGCGTTGGTGGTGGGGCTGGAAACCCTGGGGGGACACGCATCGAATGTGCTGGCCGCGGGAGTGGTTTCCGCAGGGGTGCTGTCGCTCGCGGGCGCGGTCTGGTGGATGAGCAAGGCGAAAGTTCCGCTGTTCAACCTCAGCGTCTTCGGGACCAGGACGTTCAGGGCAACATCCACCGGGGGGTTCATTTACCGGCTGACCATCAGTTCTGTCCCTTTCCTGCTGCCGCTGATGTTCCAGGACGGGTTCGGTTGGGATCCCCTCAAGGCCGGCGTGATGGTGGCAGCGGTGTTCGTGGGCAACATTGGGATCAAACCGGCCACTACGCCCTTGATCAGGCGTTTCGGGTTCAAGCCCGTGCTGGTCTTTGCGTCGTTTGCTTCGGCCGTGACGTTTGCGTTGTGCGCTTTCCTTGATGCCCAAACACCCGAGCCACTCATTTTCGCCTTGTTGCTGTTCAGCGGTGCCTTCCGTTCCATCGGTTTCTCCGCGTACGCCTCGGTGCAGTATGCGGACATCATCCCTGGACAGTTGCCCTCGGCCAACGCCATCTCCGCAACGCTGGTTCAGCTGGCGGCTGCGGCCGGGATCGCGGTGGGTGCCTTGTTCCTGCGCCTTTTTGAGGCCACAGACGTGTTCGGCCCGGACCAAGTGTCGGCGTACAAGGGGGCCTTCGTAGCCATGGCGGTGCTGATGCTGGTCAGCACTGTGGACAGCCTCACGCTTCATCGGCATGCGGGAGCCGAAGTCAGCGGCGGAGCGAAGCGCGGTTAA
- a CDS encoding prolyl oligopeptidase family protein yields MTTTEADQTPLPENDTATAAGPRHAADVAPEPTDENVWLEDIHGEEQLAWVREQNARTEELLEDSEYAAVEAGILEVLDSTDRIAMVSKRGDYYYNFWKDQEHPKGLWRRTTWESYLSEEPEWDVLLDIDALAAAEGVEWVFHGAGFLRPADGSEYRLAMVSLSPDGGDADRHREFDVESRTFVDGGFDLPTAKGNVSWLDADTLLVSSTAEGLPATTSSYARTGVRLRRGQSLAQAERLFEIPEDHMLAMVAHDSTPGYERTFAVDYIDFYNRTTSLLKDDSWVAIDVPTDVNISAHRDWLLFRPQQDWDVAGVVYPAGSLLAADFDSYLAGSRSLLVLFTPDAQTSLQSWSWTREYLLLNLLRDVSSEIRVLDPSTVDAGGVWGSTLLDACPPLHDVNAYAVDDEDQGPAGNDFWLVATGFTTPTTLTRGTLTRGADGQSDGGQSGGVVSQHAEVKRSPSFFNEAEYEVQQHFAVSEDGTKVPYFQVASKDLVLDGQNPTQLSGYGGFEISRTPAYSGSIGRAWLERRTVGASAEDGAEAHSRGGVYVVANIRGGGEYGPSWHRAALQENRHRAYEDFAAVARDLISRGVTSRPRLGCVGGSNGGLLVGNMLTQYPELFGAVSCGVPLLDMRRYTKLSAGYSWIAEYGDPDVPGQWEFIRTFSPYHLLHDGVEYPETFIWTATSDDRVGPVQARKMAARMQAMGIPNVWFHEALEGGHAGASDNRQAAALQARSNHFLWRSLAGSN; encoded by the coding sequence ATGACCACCACAGAAGCTGATCAGACGCCACTTCCCGAGAATGACACTGCGACGGCCGCCGGACCGCGCCACGCTGCGGACGTCGCGCCTGAGCCCACGGATGAAAACGTCTGGCTGGAAGACATCCACGGCGAAGAACAGCTGGCGTGGGTCCGCGAACAGAACGCCCGCACCGAGGAACTCCTGGAGGACTCCGAGTACGCCGCTGTTGAGGCCGGCATCCTGGAAGTCCTCGACTCAACGGACCGCATCGCCATGGTCTCCAAACGTGGCGACTATTACTACAACTTCTGGAAGGACCAGGAACACCCCAAAGGCCTCTGGCGCCGCACCACCTGGGAGAGCTACCTCAGCGAGGAGCCGGAGTGGGATGTCCTGCTGGACATAGATGCCCTGGCCGCCGCTGAGGGTGTCGAGTGGGTGTTCCACGGCGCCGGTTTCCTTCGTCCCGCAGATGGCAGCGAGTACCGGCTGGCTATGGTTTCGCTCTCCCCCGACGGCGGCGACGCTGACCGCCACCGCGAGTTCGACGTCGAATCCCGCACCTTCGTGGACGGCGGCTTTGACCTCCCCACAGCCAAAGGCAACGTCAGCTGGCTCGATGCGGATACCCTCCTGGTGTCCAGCACCGCCGAAGGGCTGCCCGCGACGACCTCCTCCTACGCACGGACTGGTGTGAGGCTGCGCCGCGGCCAATCGCTTGCCCAGGCCGAGCGCCTCTTTGAAATCCCCGAAGACCACATGCTGGCAATGGTGGCCCACGACTCGACTCCGGGCTACGAGCGCACCTTCGCCGTGGACTACATCGACTTCTACAACCGCACCACGTCGTTGCTGAAGGACGACTCATGGGTGGCGATAGACGTTCCTACCGATGTGAATATCAGCGCCCACCGTGACTGGCTGCTGTTCCGTCCGCAGCAGGACTGGGATGTTGCCGGCGTTGTGTACCCGGCGGGGTCCTTGCTGGCTGCTGACTTCGATTCGTATCTTGCGGGGTCCCGTTCCCTGCTGGTCCTCTTCACCCCGGACGCCCAAACGTCGTTGCAGTCCTGGAGCTGGACCAGGGAATACCTGCTGCTGAACCTCCTGCGCGATGTCTCCTCCGAGATCCGGGTGCTGGATCCATCCACTGTTGACGCCGGCGGCGTGTGGGGATCCACCCTCCTGGATGCGTGCCCGCCGCTTCACGACGTCAACGCCTATGCCGTGGACGACGAAGACCAGGGCCCTGCCGGCAATGACTTCTGGCTGGTGGCCACCGGCTTCACCACCCCCACTACCCTGACCCGCGGAACACTGACACGCGGTGCGGATGGGCAGTCTGATGGCGGGCAGTCCGGCGGTGTGGTGAGTCAACACGCCGAGGTGAAGCGGTCGCCGTCGTTCTTCAACGAAGCCGAATACGAAGTCCAGCAGCACTTTGCGGTTTCTGAGGATGGAACCAAGGTTCCCTATTTCCAGGTCGCGTCCAAGGACCTGGTGCTCGACGGCCAGAACCCCACCCAACTCTCCGGCTACGGCGGATTCGAAATTTCCCGGACCCCGGCGTACAGCGGATCCATAGGGCGGGCCTGGCTCGAGCGGCGCACAGTGGGCGCCTCCGCCGAGGACGGCGCCGAAGCACACTCGCGTGGCGGCGTGTACGTTGTGGCCAACATCCGAGGCGGCGGCGAGTACGGACCCTCATGGCACCGCGCCGCCCTCCAGGAAAACCGGCACCGTGCCTATGAGGACTTCGCTGCCGTGGCCAGGGACCTGATCTCCCGCGGCGTCACCAGCCGCCCCCGCCTGGGCTGCGTGGGCGGCTCCAACGGCGGGCTCCTGGTGGGAAACATGCTGACCCAGTACCCCGAACTGTTCGGTGCCGTATCCTGCGGCGTGCCACTTCTGGACATGCGCCGGTACACCAAGCTGTCCGCGGGGTATTCGTGGATTGCCGAATACGGCGATCCCGATGTCCCCGGACAATGGGAGTTCATCCGCACGTTCTCGCCGTACCACCTGCTTCACGACGGTGTGGAATACCCCGAAACGTTCATTTGGACCGCCACGTCCGATGACCGGGTGGGACCCGTCCAGGCCCGGAAGATGGCCGCCCGCATGCAGGCGATGGGGATCCCGAACGTCTGGTTCCACGAGGCACTTGAGGGCGGACATGCCGGAGCCTCGGACAACCGGCAAGCGGCGGCTTTGCAGGCACGGAGCAACCATTTCCTGTGGCGTTCGCTTGCTGGAAGCAACTAA